A region from the Peromyscus leucopus breed LL Stock chromosome 9, UCI_PerLeu_2.1, whole genome shotgun sequence genome encodes:
- the Phf11 gene encoding PHD finger protein 11 isoform X2, whose amino-acid sequence MAEETPQAGDPVPSGVCQVTEKMEKRTCAFCPKGEEWSVMYFAPSENIAAHENCLLYSSALVECEAHDNLNKSRNFAVKSVKKEIWRGRRLKCTQCTKGGATVGCDLPTCSQNYHFSCAKKVNAVLQVDEVEGTYKLFCQKHAPELPGTSQSAESPSLQKRTAKKKRLPSGSPEQSPKKFKRRMRKEPGSHRDATAKVPFLKKCKEAGLLTELFEGILEKLDSIQGKLLSETASESDYEEIDTLLFDSGLFEDTLIKFQEGLHQSF is encoded by the exons AGGTTacagaaaagatggaaaaaaggACATGTGCCTTCTGCCCTAAAGGCGAAGAATGGAGTGTGATGTACTTTGCACCATCGGAGAATATAGCCGCTCATGAAAATTGCTTG CTGTATTCATCAGCACTGGTGGAATGTGAAGCTCATGATAATCTTAATAAATCTAGAAATTTTGCTGTGAAATCGGTAAAGAAAGAGATCTGGAGAGGAAGAAGATTG AAATGCACACAATGTACTAAAGGAGGAGCCACCGTGGGATGTGATTTACCAACCTGTTCCCAGAATTACCACTTTTCCTGTGCCAAGAAGGTCAACGCAGTTCTACAAGTTGATGAAGTTGAAGGAACTTACAA attattttgccAAAAACATGCTCCAGAACTGCCAGGGACCAGTCAAAGTG CTGAGAGCCCAAGCTTGCAGAAAAGGACAGCAAAGAAGAAACGCCTCCCATCAGGCTCCCCTGAACAG TCACCAAAGAAGTTCAAAAGACGTATGAGAAAAGAGCCCGGCAGCCACAGAG ATGCAACTGCCAAAGTTCCTTTTCTCAAGAAATGCAAGGAAGCAGGACTTCTTACTGAATTATTTGAAGGGATACTAGAAAAACTTGATTCAATTCAAGGAAAACTCCTGAGTGAGACCGCTTCAGAATCAG ACTATGAAGAGATCGATACTTTACTGTTTGACTCTGGACTGTTTGAAGACACATTAATAAAATTCCAAGAAG GTCTTCATCAGTCTTTTTAG
- the Phf11 gene encoding PHD finger protein 11 isoform X1 yields MAEETPQAGDPVPSGVCQVTEKMEKRTCAFCPKGEEWSVMYFAPSENIAAHENCLLYSSALVECEAHDNLNKSRNFAVKSVKKEIWRGRRLKCTQCTKGGATVGCDLPTCSQNYHFSCAKKVNAVLQVDEVEGTYKLFCQKHAPELPGTSQSAESPSLQKRTAKKKRLPSGSPEQSPKKFKRRMRKEPGSHRDATAKVPFLKKCKEAGLLTELFEGILEKLDSIQGKLLSETASESDYEEIDTLLFDSGLFEDTLIKFQEVIKNKACEHEERQRLLKEQLEALGNLTQTLCSFQENGDLNYSSSTSGSSLFP; encoded by the exons AGGTTacagaaaagatggaaaaaaggACATGTGCCTTCTGCCCTAAAGGCGAAGAATGGAGTGTGATGTACTTTGCACCATCGGAGAATATAGCCGCTCATGAAAATTGCTTG CTGTATTCATCAGCACTGGTGGAATGTGAAGCTCATGATAATCTTAATAAATCTAGAAATTTTGCTGTGAAATCGGTAAAGAAAGAGATCTGGAGAGGAAGAAGATTG AAATGCACACAATGTACTAAAGGAGGAGCCACCGTGGGATGTGATTTACCAACCTGTTCCCAGAATTACCACTTTTCCTGTGCCAAGAAGGTCAACGCAGTTCTACAAGTTGATGAAGTTGAAGGAACTTACAA attattttgccAAAAACATGCTCCAGAACTGCCAGGGACCAGTCAAAGTG CTGAGAGCCCAAGCTTGCAGAAAAGGACAGCAAAGAAGAAACGCCTCCCATCAGGCTCCCCTGAACAG TCACCAAAGAAGTTCAAAAGACGTATGAGAAAAGAGCCCGGCAGCCACAGAG ATGCAACTGCCAAAGTTCCTTTTCTCAAGAAATGCAAGGAAGCAGGACTTCTTACTGAATTATTTGAAGGGATACTAGAAAAACTTGATTCAATTCAAGGAAAACTCCTGAGTGAGACCGCTTCAGAATCAG ACTATGAAGAGATCGATACTTTACTGTTTGACTCTGGACTGTTTGAAGACACATTAATAAAATTCCAAGAAG taatAAAGAACAAAGCTTGTGAAcatgaagaaaggcagaggctgctGAAGGAGCAGCTCGAGGCACTTGGGAACTTAACACAAACTTTGTGCTCATTTCAAGAAAATGGAGACCTGAACTACTCCAGCTCTACTTCAGGATCCTCCCTGTTTCCCTGA
- the Rcbtb1 gene encoding RCC1 and BTB domain-containing protein 1 isoform X2, with translation MALAADGELFAWGYNNCGQVGSGSTANQPTPRKVTNCLHTKRVVTIACGQTSSMAVLDSGEVYGWGYNGNGQLGLGNNGNQLTPVRVAALHGVCVNQIVCGYAHTLALTDEGLLYAWGANTYGQLGTGSKNNLLSPTHIMVEKERVVEIAACHSSHTSAAKTQGGHVYMWGQCRGQSVVLPHLTHFSCTDDVFACFATPAVCWRLLSVEHEDFLTVADSLKKEFDSPETADLKFRIDGKYIHVHKAVLKIRCEHFRSMFQSYWNEDMKEVIEIDQFSYPVYRAFLQYLYTDTVDLPPEDAIGLLDLATSYCENRLKRLCQHIIKRGITVENAFSLFSAAVRYDAEDLEEFCFKFCINHLTEVTQTAAFWQMDGPLLKEFIAKASKCGAFKN, from the exons TTGTTTGCGTGGGGCTACAACAACTGTGGTCAGGTGGGGTCAGGATCTACAGCGAATCAGCCAACTCCTCGGAAAGTCACCAACTGTTTACACACTAAGAGAGTGGTCACCATTGCCTGTGGTCAGACCTCCTCCATGGCTGTTCTGGACAGTGGTGAG gtgtaTGGCTGGGGCTATAATGGCAATGGACAGCTGGGCTTGGGAAACAATGGCAACCAGCTGACCCCAGTGAGAGTGGCAGCGCTGCACGGCGTGTGTGTGAACCAG ATTGTCTGCGGCTATGCACACACTCTAGCACTAACAGATGAGGGCTTGCTCTATGCCTGGGGAGCTAACACATATGGGCAGCTGGGGACTGGCAGTAAAAACAACCTGCTAAGCCCCACACACATCATGGTGGAAAAAGAAAG GGTTGTAGAGATCGCAGCCTGTCACTCCAGCCACACGTCTGCCGCCAAGACCCAGGGCGGGCACGTGTACATGTGGGGCCAGTGCCGCGGCCAGTCAGTGGTCCTTCCCCACCTCACCCACTTCTCCTGCACCGATGACGTCTTTGCCTGCTTTGCCACGCCTGCCGTCTGCTGGCGCCTCCTGTCTGTGG AGCATGAAGACTTTCTAACAGTTGCAGACTcactgaagaaagaatttgaCAGTCCAGAAACTGCTGATCTGAAGTTTCGAATTGATGGGAAATACATTCATGTCCATAAAGCTGTTTTGAAAATCAG GTGTGAGCACTTCCGATCCATGTTCCAGTCCTATTGGAATGAGGACATGAAGGAGGTGATAGAGATAGACCAGTTTTCTTACCCTGTGTACCGTGCCTTTCTCCAGTACCTCTACACAGACACAGTGGATCTGCCACCCGAGGACGCCATAG GTCTTCTGGACTTGGCGACATCGTACTGTGAAAACAGACTCAAGAGGCTTTGTCAGCACATCATCAAGCGGGGCATTACCGTGGAGAACGCTTTTTCGTTATTCTCTGCTGCGGTCAGATACGATGCAGAG GATTTAGAAGAATTCTGCTTTAAGTTTTGCATCAATCATTTGACAGAAGTTACACAGACTGCGGCGTTTTGGCAAATGGATGGCCCCCTGCTAAAGGAGTTCATTGCTAAAGCCAGTAAATGTGGAGCCTTTAAGAACTGA